ATACAAGAATTAAACCCATAAGAGCAAACAAATTCTCTAAATGGGCAAATATCCTGTGAGCAAATGTCTTCTAATAAATATATACCTTTACTGTTTAGACTCTTTATTAGAGGTTCATCTGATTGTAAAAACTTATTATTTGTAAATAGGCGACCTACCATTTTCGCCTTATCTAAATATCCTTGAAATCTATCATCTTTAGCTGAAAAGTAGACAACTTCAAAATTTTTATTACTTTTTAAAAGTACATAAGACACTTCCATACCCAGATTTTCAACTAAAAGCATGGGTAAGGACGATAAAAATTCTTCCTTTGTTTTTATTTTCAGAGATAAATTGCTAATTTCATACAAGGTATTATAAATCCTTGATTTCAACTCTAATCGATCTTCATATTCTACAAGTTTTGTAACATCCATTGATAGATCAACAAAACGATAAACTTCACCATCTTGCATAACAGGTATTATTATTGAATCAAGATAAAAAATTGAACCATCCTTTGCTTTGTTTACAAACCTACAAGTACAAGACTCTCCTGACAAGATCTTTTTCCAAAGCTTTTCATAAAAAGTTTTATCATGATGCCCTGACTTAAATATTCTTGGATTATTGCCAATGAGCGCCTCTTTAGGGTAACCTGATATATCAGAAACAGCCTTGTTTGCGTCTATTATAGTGCCATCTCTATCTGTGATTACCGCCCACTCGTGAGACACAGAGATAGCCTGGTTTAAAACAAGAATATTTTTCTGGGATTCTATCTTTTCCAAAGCAAAAGATAGATCTAACTGCATCTCATCCAAAAGGTGTAAATGATCTTCGTCACAAGAATTTTTTACATTATCATGGATTGACAAAATATATTCTACCTTATTATTTTTTAATATTGGAATAGAGCAAGCAGACTGGATATCGTATTTATTGTAAAAATCATGCCAATAGAAAGTAGTTTGAAGTTTCGAGATTTGCGGGACCATGCTCACCTTTCTTGTATGATAAGCTTTGGATACAGAACCTCTCCCATAAGGGGTAGACTCATCTACGCCTTCTATATTATTTTTAATATCATCTTGTAACTCTTTTGTTTTTGCCCTTGTATAGATTTTTTTAAAGAGATTATCTTTATCCACGTAGCCTATTGCACAATCTAAATACCCCACCTCATCGACTATTATGTCACAAGCCTTTTCCAACAAATCCTGCTCATTATCTACTCTTACTATTAGTTGATTTATTTGGCTTAGAGTGAAAAAAAGCTTTTCGTATGACTTTTCCTTAGTTCTGTCTAAAATAAGCACCAAGCCAGAGGGTTTGTTTTCATACTCTATAGTATAAGCAAATAAGGCTACAGGAACAAATGTGTTTGATTTTGATAAAAGAAAGTGTTGAGAATACTCTACAGTAAAAAATTCTCCCTTTGTACGTCTTATTAGATTTACTTTTATTTCTTCTTTAATCGTTCTCATAGCAATATCCAATATGCTCTTACCAATAAGCTCATCTGGGCTCTCATAACCTAAAATTTCAGCAATACGTTTATTTGCAAAAACTATCCTGCCATCTTCTCCCTGGTTTATATAAACGCCAAACAAAGAAGAGCGCAATATTGCTTCAAAAAAATCTAAACTCATAAATATTACCCCTAATTAAATAAAAATTTTAGCTTTCTACAAGCAGCAAAATTTAAAGAGTATAGTTTGGAATTATAACATATATAATTATCAATAAGATCAATAAATAAAAACATTCTATAACATTTAACTATTAGAATCAAATTTAACTTCTGCCACCAAAAATCAACCAAAAAATATAAGAAATATGATCGCAAGCTCTGCACCTTTAAAAAAGGAGTAGTTAGAGCAAAACCATCGCAAAAGTAGTTTTATTTTTATCATGAGATGTATATGATTATTTTTAGCAGGCGCTATCAGTGACAGTTTCAGATTTAAGAGTTTATAATTATCTTATCGAGATTTTTGAATATTTAAAATACCAAGCTTTTTAGAATTAGAGATTTCAAATGACTAAGTTTAACGCTTGATAAATTATGACTGGAGGAAATGCGATGGCAAACTTTAAGACGAACGACGGGGTAGAAATTTATTATGATATACAGGGCGAAGGAAAGCCTCTCTTCATGCTGCCTGGCTGGACATGTACCACGCGTTTCTGGAAGAAAAATATACCCGAGCTTTCCAAAAAGTTTAAAGTAATCAGTATGGATATGCGTGGCCACGGCGAATCAGAAAAGGTTATGCACAGTCATCGCATTTCTCGCTATGCAATGGACGTAAAAAACTTATTTGATCATTTAGATATCAATAATATTACTGTACTTGGATGGTCAATGGGCGCCTCTGTTTTGTGGAGCTATATAGAACTGTTTGGAAATTACAGACTTAAAGGCCTTATATGTGTAGATCAATCGCCTGCACAATATACAGGTCCAGATTGGGTTTGGGGGCAGAAGGGCTGTTATGATGTAGAAATGTTTATTCATCTTTGTTGCAATATAAAATTTGACCCACGTGGTTGTGCAGAAGGATTGGCATTCGCCTGCCTTAATCATAAGCCATCTGCTGAAGAAGCTAAATATATCGCAGATGAAATTTCCAAATGTCCACCTTATGTCCGAATAGAAATTATGCGCGACCATACAAATTTAGATTGGCGCGATTTTATTCCACACATCGAGCTTCCCACGCTTGTTTGTGTAGCAAGAAATAGTATGGTTTTTCCCTGGCAAGGCAGTGCATGGGTAGGAGAAAATATACCCAATTCACAAATAGAATTCTTCGAAAATTCAGGACATATGTTGTTCTGGGAAGAGCCTGAAAAATTTAACAAAGTTGTGCGCGATTTTGTAGAAAAAATTAATAAATAGACTTCTTTACTCACCCATTCTTTCAGAAAAAGATTTTGATTTATTCATATCGTTTAATTCCTAAAATATTTAAATTTAGAAATAACTTTAATCATTGTCTCCCTCTAATATTCTGTCAAAATAATCTTTTATCTTTATAAATATCTCTTCTTGTTCGTCAATATTATCAACAATTTGTCTTATATATTTATGCTTATCTTGTTCTACGTTGCGCAAATTTTTCGATTCTATATAAAGAAGAATGCTTAATTTTCTTTTACCATATTTTGTAACAGAATTTAATCTACTTTTATGAAATTTACAAATAAATGACCCTAAAAACTCCCCAATTTCATTAATTTTCTCTTTATTTTTACCTTTAAGCTTGCTGCATACATAGTCTTCTATTTCGTCGCCATCTTGAGATTCGCTTGGGATTAAACAAAAGTCAAAATTCTTTAAATCTAAATTGTTTTTTTCGTTAATCTTCTTCTTAAAACCTTCTATCTCTGCAGATGCATCTTTATCCAGTATCAAAAGAAGTGATTTTAGATTATCAAAATAAGGAACATTCGGTAATTGATTAATATAATTCTTTCCATTTAATAAATACAAATCACAAACACACTTATTATCAAAGTATACACACTTGTCCCTATCATTATCTACATTTTCTTTAATAACATAATTATTATTTAATTTTTTTATAAGAGACTCAACTAAACAATTAATACTTTTATCCTCAACTGCGATAAGGTGTTGAGTGTTTAAATATTTAAGGAATAATTCATTCTGCTTTTTCATAATTTATCTAAATTCCATATCTCCTTCTACCATCTCTTTTAGATCCTGTCCGCTAATAAGAGTAGGATAAATCTTCCCATCGTACTTTTTATTTATTCTTGTTGCACCTATAGAATCTATATCGTTATCTTTCATAGCCTTAAAGGCTTCCTGTACAAATTCCAGGCTGTGTGTGGCTATAAAATATTGAATATTAAGATCCTTAGATAGTCTTAAGATGTATCCAAAAATTTTCTTTTGAATAGACCAGTGAAGGCCGTTCTCTATTTCATCTATAAGAATAATTCCATCCATTCGTGTTATAGAAACACCTATAATATAAAATATCTTTAAGAAACCTTCTCCCATTTGGTTAATAGGCACAGAAACATTTTTTCTTTTAACAATGACAGTTTGCAAACCAGTTGAAATAAGATCAATATCTTCAATATCGTCTTCAACTATTTTCAGTATATCGATTAATTCTTTTTTCTTATTGGACATAACAACTTCACTATAAATTGCATTTATGTGGGTCGAGTTAAACATAAACATTGAAGGTATATAATAAAAACTTAATTTTTTATTAATAGTCGTTTGTGATGGTAGTACATCAAATGATAGAAAAGGATTTCTATTCATCATATTGCTGTTATCTATTATGCTATGCTGCTGCATCTGGGGTTCTTTACTTTTTTTATCTATATATTCCCATTTAAAAACTACTTCTCGAGAACTATAATCTTTATTAAAATCTCTAAATATTAACAAAGACAATTTATCTTTACCCTCTAAGTCGAATGATAATATCATATCCATATTCAAATTTTTAAATATTGTATTCCACAAATCGTCAAATTTTAGCAATGTGGTTCCTAAAAGAGGATTTAAATAAGATTGATAATGCAACACCATTTGAAAATTAGCGCTTAGAACTCTGACATCAGGTTCTGAGTAACACAGAAGTAAATATATAGCTTCTAACAAAGACGTCTTGCCTACACCGTTTTCTCCATACACAAAGTTAATCCTTTTATTTAGAGATTTAACTTCCAAATCATCAAAAGTTTTAAAATTTTTAATCCTAATATTTGAAATCCTACTCATAATTTCCTCACACTAAAAAGATTGAAACTACAAAAATCTATCATAAAAAAGCCCCCTAAATAACAATCATAAATCTAATTGATAAAAACTAATTATCTAGATTATACTTATTAATAGCTCACTGTCAAATAATATATTTTAGGTAAAATTAGTGCCAAAAAATACATTGGTATATCAAGCTAAAAGTTTTAGATTAAGACAAAAATTATATATTATTAAATATTTGAGGAGGAGATTATGGAAAAGATCATAAACATAAAAATAGAGAGATTACCAGAAGGGCTTTATCTTGCAACGTCTGAAGATATTCAGGGCCTTATTGCGCAAGGAAGAACAATAGAAGAAACTACTGAAATAGCCAGAGACGTAGCCAAAAACTTAATTGAGCTTCAAAATAGATCACTCTCTTCCTAAAAATAATACAAAGGATCTACGTCTACAATAAATATTTTCTTATCCTTTGGAGAATATCTCTTCAGCAGTATTTCAAGAAAGTCTTTTCTTGTGGCCTTATCCTTAAATCTGATCAAAGAATACATCCTATAATTTCCATGTAGTCTTAAAATTGGACAAAACTTTGGTGGAGTTACTTTTATTTCCCTATTGTCAAAAAGGTTATATACCTCTTTTAAAATTTCTCTAAATTTTTTCGCCTCGTCCTTTACCTCTGTCAATTTTCCATTCCACCTAAATATCACTTCATAGCTAAAAGGAGGGCAAGACATATCCTTTCTTAACTCCAATTCTTCCAATAAAAAATCCCAATAGCTTATCGTCGTATACTTACGAATAATAGGTACCTGATCTTCGCTCGCCTGAATTACCACCTTACCTCCCATAGAATATCTCCCTGCCCTACCTGTTACCTGAACCAGCAATTGATATAGCTTTTCAAACGATCTAAAATCTGGCATCGATGTTAAGGGTTCCAGAAAGGGTATGCCCACAAAGTTTATTTTCGGAAAATTTAAACCCTTTGTAATTATCTGAGTGCCAACCAAGAAGTCTATCTTGCCATCCAATATATCTTTAAGCACAGCTTTTAGCTTTGAGTAGGTATTTACGCTGTCAGAGTCTATCCTCTCCACATTAGCATCTGGAAAAAGGTTTTTTAACTCTTCGGTAATCTTTTGTGATCCAGCGCCATATTGTTTGAAATTTAAGCCCGAGCACTTCTTGCACACAGGGTCTGTAGTGAACTTATAGCCGCAATGGTGGCATACATATACCCTTTTCCCTTTTATCATGTGAACGCACATCGGCACATCACAATTTTTACACTTTACTAACTCTCCGCAGTCAGCACAACTAACGAATGGATAAAATCCCCTTCTTGGCACGAAAACAATAGCTTGCTCTTTTTTTTCTCTTACTTCTTTCAAAGAGTTTATAAATTCTTCACTAAACGATCCATAAAAGCTCTGTCTTTTAACAATATTTATTTTTGGCAGGCTAAAATCTCCAAACCTTTTAGAAAGAAAATAAGAAGAAACCTTCCCATCCAGGATTTTTCTGCCCAGATTTACGCTTGGGGTGGCGCTTACATACAAAACTGGACAATTGTTATACTCTGCCCTCTCCCTTGCAAGGATTCTTGCATCGTATCTTATAAAGTCGTCTTGCTTGTAGTTCTCGCTTTGCTCTTCGTCTACTATAATTAGCCCTATATCGTTTATAGGGAGAAAGATCAATGACCTTGGTCCGACAAATATCTTCTCAGTCAGATTTGGAATGATATTCAAAAGTTTGTTTCTTTCAGACTTACCCAACTGACTGTGCCACACATATATAAGATTGGGAAATCTCTTTTCCAGCATATCTACAAAGTGCGTCGCAAGAGTAATCTCTGGCAAAAGAAGCACTGCATTCTTCCCATTTTGCAAAACTTCCATTATCAGCTTCAGATAGACCTCAGTCTTGCCGCTCCCGGTAGTCCCTACTAAAGAGAGCTCACTGTACCCATTTAGATGTCCCCTGAAGTATTTAAAAGCTCTATCCTGTTCATCGTTTAGAATTGCTAAGTTTTTGCATTTCTCAATCTCATCAGTCTTTTCGCACAGATCAAAATTAGCCTTATCATTTTTTGCAGTAGTTTCATTAACTATATCTATCAGTTTCTCAGATAGAGCGTATCTAAAAGTATCCTTGTACTTACTTTTTATATATGAAAGATCATATTCTCTCTTGCTTAGCAGCTCTAAGAAGCCTTTCAGATCATCAGAAATTAGCAAAGAGTAATCTAAGACTTCCTTGCCCCTTTCAGCAATCTTAACCTTATTTTTGCTTGATAGCTTTATGTTAAATGATGGAAAAAGTCCAAGCGCACTATTAGGCATAACAAAATAATATTCGCAAACAAATTTGTATAATTTATACAGGTCATCATTAAAAAATCTCTTCTCGTAAATCGAATTAACGAATTTGAGCTCTGAAGAGTCATCTCCTTCTGCGGCCTCTTTTACGGTTTCGACCACTCCCAAGAAATTTTTCCCACTTACTGGAACGTCTACAATGTACCCATTATCAATATCTACGTCAGATTTGATATAATAACTCAGTCTCTTATTTATATTTGGCAGTTGAACGTCTAAAATATATTTTTTCATAATATCCTCAATTCTTCAAAAGGAGATTAAATTGATTATAACTACTTTTAATGTAAATTCTATAAGAAGCAGAACTGATATTGTCAGCTTACTTATAGAAAAGCACAATCCAGAAATAATAGCACTTCAAGAAATAAAGTGCACTCCAGATCTCTTTCCAGAACTAATATTTCCCGACTACAAGTGTTTAGTGTCAGGCGAAAAGTCATACAATGGAGTTGCAATTTGCACAAAACTTGACTCGATTCATTTTGAAAACGAATTTCAAGACTCTCTGGATCAGAAAAGATCCCTATTTGTAAAATTTGAAAACTTTACTCTTATGAACATATACTTTCCTCACGGCGATCTTAGAAACAACGATAAATTTTATTATAAATTAACTTTCTATAAAAAATTACTTAAATTTCTAAACGAAAACTTTACTCCTGATGACCCAATAGTTATGCTTGGAGACTTCAACGTAGCCTTAACAGATTTTGACGTATACGATCCAGAGCTCTTAAAGGACACTATCGGCACGATGCCCGAAGAGAGAGACGCATTAAGAGAGCTTCTAAGTTTCGGATTCGTAGACACATACAGGCACTTTCATCCGACCGATCCAGGCTTTACCTGGTTTAGTTATATAGGCGGCGAAATATGGAAAAACAACGGTATGAGAATAGATTATATATTGGTGACCAGGCCGCTTTTAGATAAAGTAAAGAGAGTAGAAGTGGACTTTTCTCTCAGAAGAAGAAGAACGCCAAAGCCATCCGATCACGCCCCTCTACTTATGGAGATTGACCTCTAAATACTGTATCTCTAAGACCTATGGAATCTAAATATTTCCCAATAAGTCTCTGGATCTATCTGACCAGGTCTCTTCTGCAACAGATCACTGTATATTTCAGAAAATACTCTTATGTACTCTTCACTTAACACATTTTTTAAAATCTTTCTTGGCTGAGAAAAAATTCTTCTCAAGAAGTTTTCAAAGTCCTCACAATATGGCTTTTTTTCGTAGAAATCATTTTTTGGAGTCAGCTTTATCACCACAGACTTTACCTTCGGCTTAGGATAAAAGCACCCTTCTGAAACCTCAAAAAGCACCCTGCCGTCAAAAAGGTTTTGAATAAGGACGCTTAGCCTTCCATAATCCTTGATGCCTGGTGGAGCGAAGAGCCTTTGTGCCATTTCTTTTTGAATCATCAAAGTCATACCCTTCAGCCTGATATTCTCTTTTATCATCTTTACGATTATTAAAGACGCAATATTATATGGCAGGTTTGCAATTACGTTCACTCTCTTGTCTATAAATCCAAAATCAGTCCTAAGCGCATCAGATAGTAGAATGTTTTTGTTTGCCAGAGTTAAATCCTTCTCGTAATCCTCGCTCAAAAGCTCGAAGAGCCCCCTGTCGACCTCTATTCCTAAGTAATCGTTTGGAATCCGTAAAAGATATGTTGTCAGAGCACCTTTTCCAGGCCCAATCTCAATTACAAAGTCATCCTCTTCTATCATTGCAGACTCTATAATCTTCTTGGATACGTTCTGATCTACCAGAAAATTTTGACCATATCTCTTTAAAGGTGCAAGATTTTTCATTATTTATGTAATATTTTAATAGCTATTGTTCTTAAAGGTGACAAACTTTTCATAGAAATCAAATGCCAGTTTTAGCCCGCCCTCGTCTACCATTTGAGGATTGTTTGCTATGGAATATCCCACTCCGTGAGCCAGGGTACATCTTAAAAAGGGCAGCCCGGTATTTATCTCAATTATCCTTGGGAAGGAGAGCGCCTTCATAATAGACAGAAACTGATCGTGATAAAGAGATATCACAGACCTGATATCAAGATTTTTTAAATTAAAATATATTGAATCGGGCGCAAGAGGACCAAAGATCTCAGCATAAGAGCAGCTTGATCTTGCATATTCAATAAATGGCTTAATAATAGACTCTTCTTCGCCTCCAATGCTTCCCTCTTCGCCAGCGTGAGGATTAAGGCCAGATATAGCAATCTTCAATGGCTTTATGTCTAAAATATTTGCAAGATATATGATCGACTGCAGAGAGAGATTTAGCCTTTCAAATGTAACCTGTTTTGGCACTTCACAAATGGGTATATGGTGGGAAAGAAGATTTAAGAGATAGAATCCGTCAAAGAAATTCATGCTTACATCTTTCGAATATCTCTCTTCAAGGAAGGCAGTGTGTCCTAAGAAATTTCTATTTATAGACTTTGATATCAAACTCTTATTTATTGGCAAGGTTAAATAAAACTTACAATTTTCCTCTTCTACGAATTTTAACGACTCCACAAAACACTGATATGAAAATCTCCCCACTCTCTCATCTGGCTTGCCCAGAACCTCTATTCCAAAACCAGAGTCAAGGTCTACAATCCCAAAGCCATTATCTTTATTATAGATGGGCATATGAACTTCAGAGCCCATAAAATGGCACAAATCATCAAAAAATGCCTTGTTTGTAAAGAGTATGACTTTTTTATCCTTATTTTTTTCCAAATATTTTATCAAAGAAATCAAGCTAATCCCAGATAGATCCCCACAGGATACCACAGGAAGGCAATCTATATCGTCAGGACAGCCTGCGCCATTATGAGAGTTATTTATATTGTTCACAGAAGGGTGCCTTCACAAATAGTCATAAAAATTCACTCCTTAACTTTAAACCTTACGTCAATTTTAAAGATTCTCTTGGCAGGAAGCTCCACCAGGCTTATAATGCCCTCTTCTTTTCTTAGATCGTCGATAAATGCGTCAATTTCTTCTTTAGAAGGCATTATCAAAGTAAACCAGAGGTTATATTCATGATCCCTTAGATAATTATGAGAAACTCCATGACACTTGTTAATTCTTTCTACTACATTTTCAATGTGATCGTTGTCAACCTTAAGTCCCACAAGGGTTCCCTTGAAGCCTAATTTTCTTGGGTCAAATACCCCGCCTATCAATCTAATTATGCCCTCTGATTTTAACTTCTGAAGAATTTTTATTACTTCTTGTCCACTTATTCCCAATTGAGCGCCCAGCTCATCAAAGGGCTTTTCTACAATAGGAAAGTTGTGCTGAATTTTCTCTAAAAGAGTCTCTTCTACTTCGGTTAGCTTTATTGTTTTCTCATCAGGCACCAGGGCTCTTCTCCTAAATAGTCTCCATTATAAAAAAGGGCTCTTGCTCTACAGCCACCGCAGATCTCATTAAAGCCGCACTTTCCACAGCTTCCCTTAAGGTTTCCCTCTCTTAATTCTTTAAATAAGGTGGCATCTCTCCAAATTTCAGAAAATTTTTCAGTCTTCACATTTCCCACTTTTATGGGCATATATGGGCATGGCCAAATGTCGCCTTCAGGGGTGATTGAACAGTATCCTGTGCCAGCAAGACAGCCCTTTGTAAATCTTGTCTCTATGCCCAGAGTCTTTGCAATTCTCATATATTGAGGCGCACAAGTGGGCTTAAGCTCTATATTTACAGTTTTTGATTTCAAGAGTATCTTTTTCAACAAGTCTTCATAATCGCGTGCGTTCAAACTCTCTATCTCAATATCTACTGCCCTGCCAGTAGGCACCAAAAAAAATATGTGATGGGCGTCAGCGCCAATTTCAACAGCGAAATCAGTAATATCTAAAATTTCATCAATATTTCTCCTGGTTACAGTAGTGTTTATCTGAAATGACAAGCCGATATCTTTAAGTATCTTCATAGCCTCCACAGCCCTTGACCAGGCTCCCTCTACACCTCTAAACTTATCGTGTTGCATTTGGTTTAGGCTATCCAAGCTGATGCTTATCCTTGCAGCGCCTGAGGCCTTCAGCCTCAAAGCCATTTCTCTATCAATAAGAGTTCCGTTCGTACCAAACACAGGCCTTAGCCCAATACTACTCGCATATTCAGTTAATTCAAATATATCCTTCCTCAGCAGAGGCTCTCCCCCGCTAAACACCATAATCTTGAATCCTGCTTTTTTTATCTCATCGAGCAATGATTTCCCTTGTTCCGTAGTAAGCTCATTATATTTTTTATCGCCTGCATCGCGGTAGCAGTGAACACATTTCAAGTTACACTCCTGCGTCGTATTCCAGGAACACAAAATTGGTTGATTGTTATCCGACTTCAATAGGAAGCTCCCTTCTGAAGAAGTTTAAATAAATTTTCCAAAACACTTATTTATTGCTGCCAGCTAACCACTTCGCATAATCGAGTGAATGATACGATATGATTATGTCTGCTCCTGCCCTTGTAAAGGCATAGAAAATCTCTGAAATGGTGCTCATCTCATCTA
This Thermodesulfobium sp. 4217-1 DNA region includes the following protein-coding sequences:
- the rsmA gene encoding 16S rRNA (adenine(1518)-N(6)/adenine(1519)-N(6))-dimethyltransferase RsmA gives rise to the protein MKNLAPLKRYGQNFLVDQNVSKKIIESAMIEEDDFVIEIGPGKGALTTYLLRIPNDYLGIEVDRGLFELLSEDYEKDLTLANKNILLSDALRTDFGFIDKRVNVIANLPYNIASLIIVKMIKENIRLKGMTLMIQKEMAQRLFAPPGIKDYGRLSVLIQNLFDGRVLFEVSEGCFYPKPKVKSVVIKLTPKNDFYEKKPYCEDFENFLRRIFSQPRKILKNVLSEEYIRVFSEIYSDLLQKRPGQIDPETYWEIFRFHRS
- a CDS encoding ATP/GTP-binding protein → MSRISNIRIKNFKTFDDLEVKSLNKRINFVYGENGVGKTSLLEAIYLLLCYSEPDVRVLSANFQMVLHYQSYLNPLLGTTLLKFDDLWNTIFKNLNMDMILSFDLEGKDKLSLLIFRDFNKDYSSREVVFKWEYIDKKSKEPQMQQHSIIDNSNMMNRNPFLSFDVLPSQTTINKKLSFYYIPSMFMFNSTHINAIYSEVVMSNKKKELIDILKIVEDDIEDIDLISTGLQTVIVKRKNVSVPINQMGEGFLKIFYIIGVSITRMDGIILIDEIENGLHWSIQKKIFGYILRLSKDLNIQYFIATHSLEFVQEAFKAMKDNDIDSIGATRINKKYDGKIYPTLISGQDLKEMVEGDMEFR
- the priA gene encoding primosomal protein N'; amino-acid sequence: MKKYILDVQLPNINKRLSYYIKSDVDIDNGYIVDVPVSGKNFLGVVETVKEAAEGDDSSELKFVNSIYEKRFFNDDLYKLYKFVCEYYFVMPNSALGLFPSFNIKLSSKNKVKIAERGKEVLDYSLLISDDLKGFLELLSKREYDLSYIKSKYKDTFRYALSEKLIDIVNETTAKNDKANFDLCEKTDEIEKCKNLAILNDEQDRAFKYFRGHLNGYSELSLVGTTGSGKTEVYLKLIMEVLQNGKNAVLLLPEITLATHFVDMLEKRFPNLIYVWHSQLGKSERNKLLNIIPNLTEKIFVGPRSLIFLPINDIGLIIVDEEQSENYKQDDFIRYDARILARERAEYNNCPVLYVSATPSVNLGRKILDGKVSSYFLSKRFGDFSLPKINIVKRQSFYGSFSEEFINSLKEVREKKEQAIVFVPRRGFYPFVSCADCGELVKCKNCDVPMCVHMIKGKRVYVCHHCGYKFTTDPVCKKCSGLNFKQYGAGSQKITEELKNLFPDANVERIDSDSVNTYSKLKAVLKDILDGKIDFLVGTQIITKGLNFPKINFVGIPFLEPLTSMPDFRSFEKLYQLLVQVTGRAGRYSMGGKVVIQASEDQVPIIRKYTTISYWDFLLEELELRKDMSCPPFSYEVIFRWNGKLTEVKDEAKKFREILKEVYNLFDNREIKVTPPKFCPILRLHGNYRMYSLIRFKDKATRKDFLEILLKRYSPKDKKIFIVDVDPLYYF
- the nirJ2 gene encoding putative heme d1 biosynthesis radical SAM protein NirJ2; this translates as MLCSWNTTQECNLKCVHCYRDAGDKKYNELTTEQGKSLLDEIKKAGFKIMVFSGGEPLLRKDIFELTEYASSIGLRPVFGTNGTLIDREMALRLKASGAARISISLDSLNQMQHDKFRGVEGAWSRAVEAMKILKDIGLSFQINTTVTRRNIDEILDITDFAVEIGADAHHIFFLVPTGRAVDIEIESLNARDYEDLLKKILLKSKTVNIELKPTCAPQYMRIAKTLGIETRFTKGCLAGTGYCSITPEGDIWPCPYMPIKVGNVKTEKFSEIWRDATLFKELREGNLKGSCGKCGFNEICGGCRARALFYNGDYLGEEPWCLMRKQ
- a CDS encoding 4-hydroxythreonine-4-phosphate dehydrogenase PdxA, with translation MNNINNSHNGAGCPDDIDCLPVVSCGDLSGISLISLIKYLEKNKDKKVILFTNKAFFDDLCHFMGSEVHMPIYNKDNGFGIVDLDSGFGIEVLGKPDERVGRFSYQCFVESLKFVEEENCKFYLTLPINKSLISKSINRNFLGHTAFLEERYSKDVSMNFFDGFYLLNLLSHHIPICEVPKQVTFERLNLSLQSIIYLANILDIKPLKIAISGLNPHAGEEGSIGGEEESIIKPFIEYARSSCSYAEIFGPLAPDSIYFNLKNLDIRSVISLYHDQFLSIMKALSFPRIIEINTGLPFLRCTLAHGVGYSIANNPQMVDEGGLKLAFDFYEKFVTFKNNSY
- a CDS encoding DUF1902 domain-containing protein, with protein sequence MEKIINIKIERLPEGLYLATSEDIQGLIAQGRTIEETTEIARDVAKNLIELQNRSLSS
- a CDS encoding alpha/beta hydrolase, with the protein product MANFKTNDGVEIYYDIQGEGKPLFMLPGWTCTTRFWKKNIPELSKKFKVISMDMRGHGESEKVMHSHRISRYAMDVKNLFDHLDINNITVLGWSMGASVLWSYIELFGNYRLKGLICVDQSPAQYTGPDWVWGQKGCYDVEMFIHLCCNIKFDPRGCAEGLAFACLNHKPSAEEAKYIADEISKCPPYVRIEIMRDHTNLDWRDFIPHIELPTLVCVARNSMVFPWQGSAWVGENIPNSQIEFFENSGHMLFWEEPEKFNKVVRDFVEKINK
- a CDS encoding Lrp/AsnC family transcriptional regulator; the protein is MPDEKTIKLTEVEETLLEKIQHNFPIVEKPFDELGAQLGISGQEVIKILQKLKSEGIIRLIGGVFDPRKLGFKGTLVGLKVDNDHIENVVERINKCHGVSHNYLRDHEYNLWFTLIMPSKEEIDAFIDDLRKEEGIISLVELPAKRIFKIDVRFKVKE
- the xth gene encoding exodeoxyribonuclease III codes for the protein MIITTFNVNSIRSRTDIVSLLIEKHNPEIIALQEIKCTPDLFPELIFPDYKCLVSGEKSYNGVAICTKLDSIHFENEFQDSLDQKRSLFVKFENFTLMNIYFPHGDLRNNDKFYYKLTFYKKLLKFLNENFTPDDPIVMLGDFNVALTDFDVYDPELLKDTIGTMPEERDALRELLSFGFVDTYRHFHPTDPGFTWFSYIGGEIWKNNGMRIDYILVTRPLLDKVKRVEVDFSLRRRRTPKPSDHAPLLMEIDL